The Coffea eugenioides isolate CCC68of chromosome 8, Ceug_1.0, whole genome shotgun sequence genome has a segment encoding these proteins:
- the LOC113780416 gene encoding glycine-rich protein 2-like, translating to MAAEEGGEQRQAEKAKGCVKWFNDQKSSGFIIPTDGGTNLFVHRYGIKAGSGGFCSLGKDEAVEFGVEQGDGVRTKAANVTGPDEGPVQGENEQRTEGEEASEEAKAVRTS from the coding sequence ATGGCTGCTGAGGAGGGCGGTGAGCAGAGGCAAGCCGAGAAAGCAAAGGGTTGTGTCAAGTGGTTCAATGACCAGAAGAGCTCTGGGTTCATCATTCCTACTGACGGCGGCACAAATTTGTTCGTCCACCGCTATGGAATTAAGGCCGGCAGTGGAGGGTTTTGCAGTCTGGGCAAGGATGAAGCCGTCGAGTTTGGAGTGGAACAAGGTGATGGTGTTCGTACCAAGGCCGCCAATGTCACTGGCCCAGATGAGGGACCTGTTCAGGGAGAAAATGAGCAACGGACAGAGGGGGAAGAAGCCAGCGAAGAGGCAAAAGCGGTGCGAACGAGCTGA